In Flavobacterium lacustre, a genomic segment contains:
- a CDS encoding gliding motility lipoprotein GldH — protein sequence MWIKNSAILLLVTTLLFSCDKKRVFDEYKSVGSAWHKDSIVSFNLPELDSTKRYNLFVTLRDNNNYPFNNIFLIVGMEMQNGFTKVDTLEYQMANPDGSLLGDGFTDIKESKLYYKENVRFRGKYKVFIKQAVRETGKVPGVELLEGITDVGFRIEKKE from the coding sequence ATGTGGATAAAAAATAGTGCAATACTGCTTTTGGTCACAACACTTCTTTTTTCGTGTGATAAAAAAAGAGTTTTTGACGAATACAAATCCGTTGGAAGTGCTTGGCATAAAGACAGTATTGTAAGTTTCAATTTACCGGAATTAGACAGTACAAAACGATATAATTTATTTGTAACTTTGAGAGACAACAACAATTATCCGTTTAATAATATCTTTCTCATTGTGGGTATGGAAATGCAAAATGGTTTTACAAAAGTAGATACTTTAGAATACCAAATGGCAAATCCTGACGGTTCCTTACTTGGAGACGGATTTACAGATATTAAAGAAAGTAAATTGTACTACAAGGAGAATGTACGATTCAGAGGGAAGTACAAAGTTTTTATAAAACAAGCCGTTCGGGAAACCGGAAAAGTTCCTGGAGTAGAACTTCTGGAAGGCATTACAGATGTGGGTTTTAGAATAGAAAAAAAAGAATAG
- a CDS encoding PSP1 domain-containing protein: MACTSCSTSDGGSPKGCKNNGTCGTDSCNKLTVFDWLSNMSLPNGEAAFDCVEVRFKNGRKEFYRNTEKLTLSIGDIVATVASPGHDIGIVTLTGELVRIQMKKKGVNPNSNDVPKIYRKASQKDIDIWSVARDKEEPMKVRARELAIAQKLEMKISDIEFQGDGSKATFYYTANDRVDFRLLIKDFAKEFSTRVEMKQVGFRQEAARLGGIGSCGRELCCSTWLTDFRSVNTSAARYQQLSLNPQKLAGQCGKLKCCLNYELDTYMDALKDFPDFDTKLVTEKGDAICQKQDIFKGLMWFAYTNNFANWHVLKIDQVKEIVAENKLKNKVSALEDYAIEIVIEPEKNFNNAMGQESLTRFDQPKAKKKPNKKRKPSGENAIVANANKPANSNNNNNKPAGNNNRNNRRPNPANDKTPAEPRKPIIITKNVDKK; encoded by the coding sequence ATGGCATGTACAAGTTGTTCAACTTCGGATGGTGGTTCACCTAAGGGTTGTAAAAATAATGGGACTTGCGGCACCGACAGCTGCAACAAATTAACGGTTTTCGACTGGCTTTCGAATATGAGTTTACCTAATGGGGAAGCTGCATTTGACTGTGTGGAAGTTCGTTTTAAAAACGGAAGAAAAGAGTTTTACCGCAATACCGAAAAGCTGACTTTAAGCATTGGAGACATAGTAGCCACAGTAGCTTCACCAGGACACGACATTGGAATTGTTACTTTGACAGGTGAATTAGTTCGCATCCAAATGAAGAAAAAAGGAGTCAATCCGAATAGTAATGATGTTCCAAAAATATACCGAAAAGCATCTCAAAAAGACATCGATATTTGGTCAGTAGCCCGTGATAAAGAAGAACCGATGAAAGTTCGCGCACGAGAATTAGCGATTGCCCAAAAACTGGAAATGAAAATTTCTGATATTGAATTTCAAGGTGACGGATCTAAAGCTACGTTTTATTATACGGCAAATGACAGAGTCGATTTTAGATTATTAATTAAAGATTTTGCTAAAGAATTCAGTACTCGCGTAGAAATGAAGCAAGTCGGTTTTCGTCAGGAAGCGGCTCGTTTGGGCGGAATTGGTTCTTGCGGAAGAGAATTATGCTGTTCTACTTGGCTAACGGATTTTAGAAGCGTAAATACTTCTGCAGCGCGTTACCAACAATTGTCTTTGAATCCTCAAAAACTGGCGGGACAATGCGGAAAATTAAAATGTTGTTTGAACTATGAGTTAGACACTTACATGGATGCTTTGAAAGATTTTCCGGATTTTGACACTAAATTAGTGACTGAAAAAGGAGATGCCATTTGCCAAAAGCAAGATATTTTCAAAGGATTAATGTGGTTTGCATATACTAATAATTTTGCCAATTGGCATGTGTTAAAAATCGACCAAGTCAAAGAAATTGTTGCAGAAAACAAATTAAAAAATAAAGTTTCAGCACTTGAAGATTATGCGATAGAAATTGTCATCGAACCGGAGAAAAACTTTAATAATGCCATGGGGCAGGAAAGTTTAACTCGATTTGACCAACCAAAAGCGAAGAAAAAACCAAATAAAAAACGCAAACCATCTGGTGAAAATGCAATTGTTGCCAATGCTAACAAACCGGCAAATTCAAACAACAATAACAACAAACCTGCAGGAAACAACAACAGAAATAACAGACGTCCAAATCCTGCAAATGATAAAACCCCTGCAGAACCAAGAAAACCTATAATTATTACTAAAAATGTGGATAAAAAATAG
- a CDS encoding ferredoxin, protein MVIVTLQRDKCIGCNYCVEMAPVQFQMSKKDGKSVLIHSQNAKGFFTLKSHDHSIVESCELAVKACPVKIISVKET, encoded by the coding sequence ATGGTTATTGTTACGTTACAAAGAGACAAATGCATTGGCTGTAATTATTGCGTCGAAATGGCTCCGGTTCAGTTTCAAATGTCCAAGAAAGACGGAAAATCAGTTTTGATTCATTCCCAAAATGCCAAAGGTTTTTTTACCTTAAAATCACACGATCATAGTATTGTTGAAAGTTGTGAATTAGCCGTAAAAGCCTGTCCGGTGAAAATAATTTCGGTGAAAGAAACCTGA